One genomic segment of Paenibacillus xylanexedens includes these proteins:
- a CDS encoding TerD family protein: MNNTIYLRRANKLIIESNEGKHQLPKTHLATALKNIEALGYTFSDELMQAMRQLSKEQFEAVYIQLVADLRVMVGAHVKYTPMYAGFPMQVMQADEAELYLNAIIHYLTNLTVVYPDQQSVERMPLLEKTDLKVIGLGNQQAFQTLIRQIIEAKGSISETDKADIDTVLEHADPEDVDALLPAEIPFKENVGFVVASLLKHEKANIDRMGPYFKTASDVLRLAVAWSDGDVSLAMASPFRKFKRRERRLLLGLLEQCGSITEDMLRYKDRWIRLGEILHPSEYKLRYPQCEEAFAILRNNKPYSTFNGSVELAFQYRNVWSLIDLLSQRPGEFARRLDHLLRMTEDEAYVLLAFVEVLEQVSTPVLLQVRQHFAQRNEPQDLRVFFPKGNVAKAFAVPNELPEIDEAACQNVVQLCEQALVERFAALAPLGKTYVDPQLHDYLVPFSQRSASKALHTIVRGSRVPMAEGDTIRFFNWWKEGDVVGKSTGRVDIDLSAVMYDKDWNYVEHISYTNLRSSNYKAVHSGDIVTAPNGASEFIDLHIPSIVAYGGRYVVATLLSFTSHPYCDLPECFVGWMMRKKPGSGEIFEPSTVANKIDITADTQIAIPVIMDLVERNVIWTDLALTSHPDYYNNVEGNQKGIVLMGKALTTLRKPDLYDLFMLHAKARGELVDTKDQADTIYAVDEGVTPYDIEQIMAEYLA; the protein is encoded by the coding sequence ATGAACAATACAATCTATTTGCGCAGAGCGAACAAACTCATTATCGAATCAAACGAAGGGAAGCATCAGTTGCCGAAGACACACCTCGCGACTGCCCTCAAAAATATTGAAGCACTCGGATACACCTTCTCGGATGAGTTAATGCAGGCGATGCGGCAGCTGTCCAAGGAGCAATTTGAAGCGGTATATATTCAACTTGTGGCTGATCTGAGAGTGATGGTTGGCGCACATGTGAAGTACACACCGATGTATGCAGGATTCCCAATGCAGGTGATGCAAGCAGATGAGGCCGAGTTATATCTCAATGCGATTATTCATTATCTGACCAACCTGACTGTGGTCTATCCGGATCAACAATCTGTGGAGAGAATGCCTTTGCTGGAGAAGACGGACTTGAAAGTCATTGGACTGGGAAACCAGCAAGCATTCCAGACACTCATCCGTCAGATCATTGAAGCAAAAGGTTCCATCTCGGAAACAGACAAGGCGGATATCGACACGGTATTGGAGCATGCGGACCCGGAAGACGTGGATGCGCTATTACCCGCTGAGATTCCGTTCAAAGAAAATGTGGGCTTCGTGGTCGCCTCGCTGTTGAAGCATGAAAAAGCGAACATCGACCGGATGGGTCCATATTTCAAAACGGCAAGTGATGTCCTGCGTCTGGCTGTTGCCTGGTCCGATGGTGATGTCAGCCTCGCAATGGCTTCTCCCTTCCGAAAATTCAAACGCCGTGAGAGACGCCTTTTGCTCGGATTATTGGAGCAATGCGGCTCCATCACGGAGGATATGCTGCGATATAAGGATCGCTGGATACGCCTTGGCGAAATTCTGCATCCTTCGGAATATAAGCTTCGGTATCCGCAATGCGAAGAAGCCTTTGCTATTTTGCGTAATAATAAGCCTTATTCGACCTTCAACGGAAGTGTGGAGCTTGCCTTCCAATATCGGAATGTCTGGAGTCTGATCGATCTGTTGTCACAGCGTCCAGGTGAATTCGCGAGAAGACTGGATCACTTGCTGCGGATGACCGAAGATGAAGCGTATGTACTGCTGGCATTTGTTGAGGTACTGGAGCAAGTCTCTACCCCGGTGTTATTGCAGGTGAGACAGCATTTTGCACAGCGTAATGAACCGCAGGATCTGCGTGTCTTCTTCCCGAAAGGCAATGTAGCCAAAGCTTTTGCTGTTCCCAATGAGCTGCCAGAGATCGATGAAGCCGCGTGTCAGAATGTCGTGCAATTGTGCGAACAGGCATTGGTAGAGCGCTTCGCTGCCCTTGCCCCGCTTGGAAAGACCTATGTCGATCCGCAGCTTCATGATTATCTGGTGCCCTTTTCCCAGAGATCGGCGAGCAAGGCTCTGCATACTATCGTACGTGGGAGTCGTGTGCCGATGGCCGAGGGAGATACGATTCGTTTCTTCAACTGGTGGAAAGAGGGGGACGTGGTTGGCAAATCTACAGGGCGCGTGGACATTGACTTGTCTGCGGTGATGTACGATAAGGATTGGAACTATGTGGAGCATATTTCCTATACGAATCTGCGATCCTCTAACTATAAGGCTGTCCATAGCGGAGATATCGTGACTGCACCTAACGGAGCAAGTGAGTTCATTGATCTGCATATTCCATCCATTGTGGCTTATGGTGGGCGATATGTGGTGGCGACACTGCTTTCGTTCACGAGTCACCCGTATTGTGATCTGCCGGAATGTTTTGTGGGCTGGATGATGCGGAAGAAGCCGGGTTCTGGCGAGATCTTCGAGCCGTCCACCGTAGCGAACAAAATCGATATTACCGCGGATACGCAGATTGCGATCCCTGTCATTATGGACCTGGTTGAACGTAACGTCATCTGGACAGACCTGGCGCTGACAAGCCATCCGGATTACTACAATAACGTAGAGGGGAATCAGAAAGGTATAGTCCTGATGGGTAAAGCACTAACGACTTTACGCAAACCCGATCTGTATGACTTGTTCATGCTGCACGCCAAAGCGAGAGGTGAGCTGGTGGACACGAAGGATCAGGCCGATACCATCTATGCGGTCGATGAAGGCGTGACGCCATATGATATCGAGCAGATTATGGCGGAGTATCTTGCCTGA
- a CDS encoding rhamnogalacturonan lyase B N-terminal domain-containing protein: MTQRFVKKGIGMLLLIVMFSTILVFPASTSHAATIQVTDNGSRIEVNTGSGLVYVVNKTNGDIISAKMNGTELNSNRGSHIGSGLGSSANVTWNTSPSGSTVLITVSTSTLTHYYASRGGENIIYMATHITAQPSIGELRYIFRGNGSVLTGVPANSNNRGNTGAIESQDVFGFANGQSASKYYGNDQAKDLSVRGVTGNGVGVFMAYGNREKSSGGPFFRDIQFQSGTETEVYNYMNSGHAQTENWRLGLHGPYALIFTTGGTPSVPDFSWMSGLNLQGWVSSRGNVVLNGLSGMDTGYAYTIGFANSNAQYWVGASSSGAAAKYSMIPGTYTMTAYKGELAVYTETVNVTAGQTTTLNTRTINNDPSKASNIWRIGNWDGTPREFLNGQTIPIRHPSDSRNPSWGPVTYATGSATNRFPAIQFRGQNSPTTITFNLNASQAASSHMLNIGITAAYNNGRPSVTVNGHALTNPAASSQPNSRSFTIGTYRGNNTTFSWNVPASYFVNGSNTITITPISGSSDLGNWLSAGWVYDCVELLN; encoded by the coding sequence GTGACTCAACGTTTCGTTAAAAAGGGAATAGGTATGCTTTTGCTCATCGTCATGTTTTCCACGATCCTGGTTTTCCCTGCCTCCACAAGCCATGCAGCCACCATCCAGGTCACAGACAATGGCTCCAGAATTGAAGTAAACACTGGTTCAGGGTTAGTCTATGTGGTGAACAAAACCAATGGGGATATTATCTCAGCCAAAATGAACGGTACGGAGCTGAACAGCAATAGAGGATCACACATCGGTTCAGGTTTGGGTTCCTCCGCCAATGTGACGTGGAATACCTCTCCTTCAGGATCAACCGTGTTAATCACGGTTTCCACAAGCACACTGACTCACTATTATGCTTCGCGTGGTGGCGAGAACATCATTTACATGGCAACGCATATCACGGCTCAACCTTCGATCGGGGAGCTGCGATACATTTTCCGTGGCAATGGTAGTGTGTTGACAGGTGTTCCGGCGAATTCCAATAATCGGGGTAACACTGGAGCGATTGAAAGCCAGGATGTGTTCGGGTTTGCAAATGGACAGTCGGCCTCCAAATATTATGGAAATGATCAGGCCAAAGACTTATCCGTTCGTGGAGTTACGGGTAATGGCGTCGGTGTATTTATGGCCTACGGCAATCGGGAAAAAAGCTCTGGTGGTCCATTCTTCCGCGACATCCAATTCCAAAGTGGAACCGAGACGGAAGTATATAACTATATGAACTCGGGACATGCACAGACGGAGAATTGGCGCCTGGGTCTGCATGGGCCGTACGCTTTAATCTTTACAACCGGAGGTACGCCAAGTGTACCCGACTTCAGTTGGATGTCTGGTCTGAATCTGCAGGGTTGGGTATCCAGTCGGGGGAACGTAGTGCTTAATGGCCTCTCCGGGATGGATACGGGTTATGCATACACAATTGGCTTCGCCAATAGCAATGCCCAGTATTGGGTGGGGGCGTCTTCAAGTGGGGCCGCCGCCAAATACAGTATGATCCCGGGCACGTACACTATGACAGCCTATAAGGGAGAACTGGCCGTATATACGGAAACGGTTAATGTCACCGCAGGGCAAACGACAACACTGAATACACGTACGATCAACAATGACCCGAGTAAAGCCTCTAACATCTGGCGAATCGGTAACTGGGATGGTACACCACGGGAGTTCCTGAATGGACAGACGATTCCGATCCGTCACCCTTCCGATAGTCGCAACCCAAGCTGGGGACCTGTCACCTATGCCACCGGTAGCGCGACCAATCGATTCCCGGCAATCCAGTTCCGTGGTCAGAATTCTCCAACCACAATAACGTTTAATTTGAATGCATCTCAAGCGGCATCTTCTCATATGCTCAACATCGGTATTACCGCAGCTTACAATAATGGCAGACCTAGTGTAACGGTTAATGGACATGCTTTAACCAATCCTGCTGCATCTTCACAGCCCAATTCTCGTAGCTTCACCATTGGTACGTATCGTGGGAACAACACAACCTTTAGCTGGAATGTTCCAGCATCCTACTTCGTGAATGGTTCCAATACCATCACGATTACGCCGATCAGCGGTTCCAGTGACTTAGGTAACTGGTTAAGTGCAGGCTGGGTCTATGATTGTGTTGAGTTGCTGAATTGA